In a single window of the Papaver somniferum cultivar HN1 chromosome 8, ASM357369v1, whole genome shotgun sequence genome:
- the LOC113302753 gene encoding NAP1-related protein 1-like yields MSSDPLKEYTEAKVEIRASDIHRKDGMDITGNKRGFTDTGTSFFTWFCDRGCVAMKAYDEVANLIKQDLWPDAGRYFVYGNLDDGNKVVLDAIDETSHFTSSLRAFFI; encoded by the exons ATGAGTAGTGATCCCCTAAAAGAATACACTGAAGCTAAAGTGGAAATTCGTGCCAGCGATATTCACAGGAAAGATGGCATG GACATAACTGGAAATAAACGAGGGTTTACAGACACTGGCACAAG CTTCTTTACCTGGTTCTGTGATCGGGGATGTGTTGCAATGAAGGCCTATGATGAG GTTGCAAACTTAATTAAACAGGATTTATGGCCAGATGCAGGCAGATATTTTGTCTAT GGAAATTTAGATGATGGAAATAAGGTTGTCCTTGATGCAATTGACGAGACATCACACTTTACCTCGTCGCTACGTGCATTCTTCAtataa
- the LOC113305388 gene encoding NAP1-related protein 2-like has protein sequence MVRRNSQDQGKKLEAISAKLQRAEEQATKERCTMRMEQELVLLKGERIVHKECESLRRQLYNQRSQIIKSIPCFWLTAFLSHYALHHLLSGEDQKIFRFLNSVNVKRLKTLKVSYLGIQLRW, from the exons ATGGTGAGGAGAAATTCTCAAGACCAGGGAAAGAAATTGGAAGCAATAAGTGCTAAGCTTCAAAGG GCTGAAGAGCAGGCAACCAAGGAAAGGTGCACAATGAGAATGGAGCAGGAATTGGTGTTATTGAAGGGAGAGAGGATTGTGCACAAGGAGTGTGAAAGCTTGCGGAGACAACTTTACAATCAAAGGAGTCAAATTATCAAAAGCATTCCTTGTTTCTGGTTAACTGCT tTTTTAAGTCATTATGCGCTTCACCATCTCTTGAGTGGAGAAGATCAGAAG ATATTCAGATTTCTTAATTCTGTAAACGTTAAGAGACTGAAGACGTTGAAGGTGTCATATCTGGGAATACAATTACGTTGGTGA
- the LOC113302752 gene encoding NAP1-related protein 2-like isoform X3, with translation MLLEDALELLDPIMELQAEVDKVNEEEYDRKFKIKEKCKETLRWDENLGCLRHPCITSSQKSLLQERSEIVKTLPRFWSTVLSADQGPLRYMNEEEQEIMLKYLKSVDVFYEDGEKSGFTIFLHMDINPYFGNSTLIRHSTSTVKESIVKEALQSGGRMRTLRFFLKRGARSRILTCLGG, from the exons ATGCTCTTAGAGGATGCTCTTGAATTGTTGGACCCGATAATGGAATTACAAGCTGAGGTTGATAAG GTTAACGAAGAGGAGTATGATCGCAAGTTCAAAATAAAGGAGAAATGCAAGGAGACACTGCGATGGGATGAGAATCTGGGGTGTCTTCGACACCCTTGCATCACTTCATCACAGAAATCTCTATTGCAGGAGAGAAGTGAAATTGTCAAAACACTTCCTCGGTTCTGGTCGACTGTG TTATCTGCTGACCAGGGGCCTCTGAGATACatgaatgaagaagaacaagag ATAATGTTGAAGTATCTAAAGTCTGTGGATGTATTCTATGAGGATGGTGAGAAATCTGGGTTCACGATTTTTTTG CACATGGATATAAATCCGTACTTCGGCAATTCAACTCTGATAAGACATTCAACTTCAACCGTGAAGGAATCCATAGTAAAGGAGGCACTGCAATCAGGTGGAAGAATGAG GACATTGAGGTTTTTCCTGAAAAGGGGGGCACGCAGTCGCATACTGACATGCCTAG GTGGCTGA
- the LOC113302752 gene encoding NAP1-related protein 2-like isoform X2: MLLEDALELLDPIMELQAEVDKVNEEEYDRKFKIKEKCKETLRWDENLGCLRHPCITSSQKSLLQERSEIVKTLPRFWSTVLSADQGPLRYMNEEEQEIMLKYLKSVDVFYEDGEKSGFTIFLHMDINPYFGNSTLIRHSTSTVKESIVKEALQSGGRMRTLRFFLKRGARSRILTCLALGLANYCLGILCLR, translated from the exons ATGCTCTTAGAGGATGCTCTTGAATTGTTGGACCCGATAATGGAATTACAAGCTGAGGTTGATAAG GTTAACGAAGAGGAGTATGATCGCAAGTTCAAAATAAAGGAGAAATGCAAGGAGACACTGCGATGGGATGAGAATCTGGGGTGTCTTCGACACCCTTGCATCACTTCATCACAGAAATCTCTATTGCAGGAGAGAAGTGAAATTGTCAAAACACTTCCTCGGTTCTGGTCGACTGTG TTATCTGCTGACCAGGGGCCTCTGAGATACatgaatgaagaagaacaagag ATAATGTTGAAGTATCTAAAGTCTGTGGATGTATTCTATGAGGATGGTGAGAAATCTGGGTTCACGATTTTTTTG CACATGGATATAAATCCGTACTTCGGCAATTCAACTCTGATAAGACATTCAACTTCAACCGTGAAGGAATCCATAGTAAAGGAGGCACTGCAATCAGGTGGAAGAATGAG GACATTGAGGTTTTTCCTGAAAAGGGGGGCACGCAGTCGCATACTGACATGCCTAG CATTAGGGTTGGCAAACTACTGCCTGGGCATTCTATGCTTGAGGTAG
- the LOC113302752 gene encoding NAP1-related protein 2-like isoform X1, producing the protein MLLEDALELLDPIMELQAEVDKVNEEEYDRKFKIKEKCKETLRWDENLGCLRHPCITSSQKSLLQERSEIVKTLPRFWSTVLSADQGPLRYMNEEEQEIMLKYLKSVDVFYEDGEKSGFTIFLHMDINPYFGNSTLIRHSTSTVKESIVKEALQSGGRMRTLRFFLKRGARSRILTCLGYESSEEILIGVSSIFFLLLMLELKSNI; encoded by the exons ATGCTCTTAGAGGATGCTCTTGAATTGTTGGACCCGATAATGGAATTACAAGCTGAGGTTGATAAG GTTAACGAAGAGGAGTATGATCGCAAGTTCAAAATAAAGGAGAAATGCAAGGAGACACTGCGATGGGATGAGAATCTGGGGTGTCTTCGACACCCTTGCATCACTTCATCACAGAAATCTCTATTGCAGGAGAGAAGTGAAATTGTCAAAACACTTCCTCGGTTCTGGTCGACTGTG TTATCTGCTGACCAGGGGCCTCTGAGATACatgaatgaagaagaacaagag ATAATGTTGAAGTATCTAAAGTCTGTGGATGTATTCTATGAGGATGGTGAGAAATCTGGGTTCACGATTTTTTTG CACATGGATATAAATCCGTACTTCGGCAATTCAACTCTGATAAGACATTCAACTTCAACCGTGAAGGAATCCATAGTAAAGGAGGCACTGCAATCAGGTGGAAGAATGAG GACATTGAGGTTTTTCCTGAAAAGGGGGGCACGCAGTCGCATACTGACATGCCTAG GTTATGAAAGTTCTGAGGAAATCCTTATTGGAgtatcttctattttctttttgttactTATGTTAGAGTTAAAGTCCAACATATAA
- the LOC113305389 gene encoding uncharacterized protein LOC113305389, giving the protein MENLRTEMMAEIQQLKTRQGGGRLEEVMREHSTTPITAHLAKAMIPQKCPIPSFECYDGSSDPAAHLLLTEKFLRTYMYNNTVNTCMEKLFSLAVKHKETIREYTNRWHKIFQAIGNVDPVVSINFYKWGMDRMSPFFVEIHGSVPTTEGDLRVIIGKHARLEEIRRENPRAQTQRSHRTNSTEQASGSKRGCSVERNNEDMKGLRDDRKRDDRKFEDQVYTNLNTTYTRILREIKGRENLEWTWSKGNHPPRPEKSRDYCEYHCFNDHHTEKCKNLEIMI; this is encoded by the exons ATGGAGAACCTTCGTACTGAAATGATGGCTGAAATTCAGCAACTAAAGACTAGGCAAGGGGGAGGAAGACTGGAAGAAGTGATGAGAGAACATTCCACCACACCGATAACTGCGCATTTGGCCAAAGCCATGATTCCCCAAAAATGTCCCATCCCATCCTTCGagtgctatgacggatccagtgatcccgcagcCCATCTTTTG CTCACCGAGAAATTCTTGaggacttacatgtacaacaacaCCGTCAACACATGCATGGAAAAACTCTTTTCGCTGGCCGTCAAACATAaggagaccatcagagaatataccaACAGGTGGCATAAGATTTTCCAAGCAATAGGGAACGTAGATCCAGTGGTCAGTATCAACTTCTATAAATGGGGGATGGATAGGATGAGTCCATTTTTCGTCGAGATCCACGGAAGTGTCCCAACAACCGAAGGAGACCTTCGAGTAATCATCGGAAAACATGCCAGATTGGAAGAAATCCGGCGGGAGAATCCCAGAGCCCAGACACAGAGATCTCATCGGACCAATTCAACAGAACAAGCCAGCGGATCCAAAAGGGGATGCTCGGTTGAGCGCAATAACGAAGATATGAAAGGACTAAGGGATGATCGGAAGCGTGATGACCGGAAATTCGAGGACCAAGTATACACAAATCTAAACACCACCTACACCCGCATCCTAAGGGAGATTAAGGGTCGAGAAAACTTGGAGTGGACTTGGTCCAAAGGAAACCATCCACCCCGACCAGAGAAATCAAGAGACTACTGCGAGTATCATTGTTTCAACGACCATCATAcggaaaagtgcaagaacctcgaGATAATGATTTAA